A genomic window from Vitis riparia cultivar Riparia Gloire de Montpellier isolate 1030 chromosome 18, EGFV_Vit.rip_1.0, whole genome shotgun sequence includes:
- the LOC117907403 gene encoding NAC domain-containing protein 30: MEMESCVPPGFRFHPTEQELVDYYLKRKINSLKIDLDVIIEIDLYRMEPWDIQDRCKLGYDEQNEWYFFSHKDKKYPTGTRTNRATAAGFWKATGRDKAVILKNRIIGMRKTLVFYKGRAPNGRKTDWIMHEYRLQTSEHGPPQEEGWVVCRAFKKPTSSHKQSYEAWSHAYYVRDSSHVEPPSLPATLSPMHMVHPNQGFYPQYFGSEQELMYNHEIMNNQAIEIPQLDSPSALSPSLATKEVFEHNGMNNSEYFEDENSDHAKQYIDWKILDDLLASQLADTTSSAPLVPHNYELGAQNPVSHLLGCFPDL; encoded by the exons GATTATTACCTCAAGAGGAAGATCAACTCTCTTAAAATTGATCTAGATGTTATTATCGAAATCGATCTCTACAGGATGGAGCCATGGGACATCCAAG ATAGATGCAAGCTGGGCTATGATGAGCAGAATGAGTGGTACTTTTTCAGTCACAAAGACAAGAAGTATCCGACGGGAACCCGGACAAATAGAGCTACTGCTGCTGGATTCTGGAAGGCCACAGGTAGAGACAAGGCTGTGATTTTAAAGAACAGAATCATAGGGATGAGGAAGACCCTAGTGTTCTACAAAGGCCGCGCCCCCAACGGAAGGAAAACTGATTGGATTATGCATGAGTATCGACTCCAAACATCTGAACATGGACCGCCTCAG GAAGAAGGATGGGTGGTGTGTCGGGCATTCAAGAAGCCAACTAGTAGTCACAAGCAAAGTTATGAAGCTTGGAGCCATGCTTACTATGTGAGGGATAGCAGCCATGTTGAACCTCCATCACTCCCAGCTACTCTAAGCCCAATGCATATGGTCCACCCAAATCAAGGTTTTTACCCACAATACTTTGGTTCAGAGCAAGAGCTCATGTACAACCATGAGATTATGAACAATCAAGCCATTGAAATTCCACAGCTCGATAGCCCCAGTGCCCTTTCCCCAAGTTTGGCAACAAAAGAAGTTTTCGAGCACAATGGCATGAACAATAGCGAATACTTTGAGGACGAAAACAGCGATCATGCTAAGCAGTATATCGACtggaaaattttggatgatTTGCTCGCATCACAACTGGCTGACACAACATCATCAGCGCCATTAGTTCCCCACAATTATGAGCTAGGTGCTCAAAATCCTGTGAGCCATCTTCTTGGATGCTTTCCTGATTTGTAA